AAGCACACATAagggtctgagtttgattcccagcatccatgtaaaaagcctcAGACATGATGACAAAAAATTGTTAAAGagacttaataataataataataaataataataacactaaAAATTATATGAGTGTATGTAGGGTAATTTTAATGAAGATATCGATGATTAGAAATTAAATTTGTATGGATATGGCTCCTGACATGCAGACCACCCCCCAGTGGAGGCTACATATCAAAGAGCATACAGGTAGCatagctttaaaaaagaaaaacaggaggaaCCAAAGTTGaacagggaaggagggacagatcTGGGAGGAGTGGGAGTAGAAGTGAATATCATTGAAGTGCATTCTATGAAgtcctcaaagaactaataaaaatgagaaaagcaaagaaattgaCAGCTgcagaaacaaaaaatatcacAAAAGTAATGTCAAGGGAAGGGATTAGCTTGATAAACGGAAGACAAACATTCTGACAGTACTCATCTGCTCAAGCACACACGCAATGTAAAGCAGGCTCTCACTGCTGAACCTCACACAGATTCGTGCTGCCGGGGACTGGTAAGCCAGCAGCTTACCACGTGTTAGTTATTAGTGGATTTTACAAAAACAGGGAATGGAATAAATGCTATTTTATCATGTCATAGAACACTGAACATTCTTGTAGGAATCTGAAACTGTTGAATCCTCTGAGGAACAGCACCTCAAGCCTGTGACAtgaaagagaggaggggcagtCACTCAGCCATGAGGGCCTCTGTGAGCCTGAGGAACCAGCACAtgaatatgtgcacatgtgtaggtaCACATATAAGACACATGAATATACAATACATTGTGATCATAGCACTAGTATGACTCGTTATAGTTCATTTAGGATTAAAAGAAAAGTATGGGGAAATAAATCTGAAAGCCCCCATTTCCTATGTGTTGGTGGAGCTGAGAGACATTTTTGTACTAGTCATTTTTCTAGGTGTCTGTATATATGCTTTAGGCAAGATTTTATTTGTGGGATACTCTTTCTTGATTTACATCAAATTATGGCATATATTACAAATTGAGACATTTAGATGTCATAGTTGATTATTGATTTAGAAAAACTCTTGATTTTTGTATaattcttctctttgtctctctcccttcctgtttttccctttccctttgtctttcccctcattatgtagcctgggctgatcATCAACAAGAATCAATCTCCTTCATGTATCACTATGACAAACTTTAATTATGTTCACCTACTTCACTAATTTTCTCCCAAGTCTTAgttttctatgtgtttgtttttctcttgtgttttatttagaCAGTTTTACTGTTGGcaatttctgctttcttttatttttccattgcatgtatataccacattttctttatccattaacTACCTTTCATGATGTGATGAGAAATGTCTGAGGCAATGGTACCATCAGGCAACTGACAGGTGAAGAATCCAGGTAAAAGCAGAACTGGAGACAGTAAGTAAGGTTGGGGCTGGAGGAGAACAAACATCTTCAGGGTACACAGAAGTTTACCCTCAGGCTTTGCATATGAAGGTGGATcagtgtatttttattaattaattacgGTAAAGAGAGATTATTTCTACTCTGAAATGTCTTATAACAGGAATTCATGGAGTCCAAATTTGAGAGCAATGGAACAGCAGTTACCGAGTTCATTCTTCTGGGCTTGGTAGAGACAGCAGGGCTGCAGCCAGCCATCTTTGTAATCTTCCTCTTCGCCTACCTGCTCACAGTTGGGGGCAACCTGAGCATCCTGGCAGCTGTCTTGGTAGAACCCAAACTCCACACCCCCATGTATTTCTTCCTGGGGAATCTGTCCATGCTGGATGTTGGCTGTATCAGTGTCACTGTCCCATCAATGTTGGGTCGTCTCTTGTCCCACAAGCGTACAGTTCCATATGGAGCCTGCCTCACACAGCTCTTCTTCTTTCATCAGCTGGCTGGGGTTGACTGCTTCCTGTTGACAGCCATGGCTTATGACCGCTTCCTGGCCATCTGCCGGCCCCTCACCTATAGCACCCGAATGAACCATTCAGTCCAGAGGATCTTGGTGGCCACATCCTGGGCTTGTGCCTTCAGCAATGCACTGACTCACACTGTCGCCATATCCACACTCAACTTCTGTGGCCCCAATGTGATCAATCACTTCTACTGTGACCTTCCCCAGCTCTTCCAGCTCTCCTGCTCCAGTACCCAGCTCAATGAGCTGCTGCTCTTTGGTCTGGGTGTCCTCATGGCTGGTGCACCTGTGATTCTCATTGTCACCTCTTACATCAATGTGGCAGCTGCAGTTTTGAGAATCCAATCTTCCGAGGGCAGGAAGAAAGCCTTCTCCACATGCAGCTCTCACCTCACTGTGGTAGGCATCTTCTATGGGACAGGGGTCTTCAGCTACATGCGGCTGGGGTCAGTCGAGGCTTCAGACAAGGACAAGGGCATTggcatcctcaacactgtcaTTAGTCCCATGCTGAACCCGCTTATCTACAGCCTTCGGAATCCTGATGTGCAGGGTGCCCTGAGGAGGGTACTCACAGGAAAGCGAGACATAGCATGAGGGTGAAcaggaggggagaaaagacacTATAAACTGGGTGTGctggcacacacatgtaatcccagcacttgacagtGGAAGCAAGAGGATAAGAAATTCAATCTTATCCTAGATAGcaactctgaggccagcctgggctgcatgaggtCCTGTTtcagggggggaaaaaaacccacaatacaTTCAATATCAGGATTTTTCCTTagagatttgttttattattcttcAAATACTTCTATAAGTTGTGATAAACACAAATCCCAagctgaatgaaataaaaattgagattttatatgtattttctctTACCCTATACAAATTTTACACTATTTTATTATTCTAATGGTAAATGAAATATTTGGTAACAGTGGCTGTTATAAATAATCTCTTCTAAGGTTTAActgcaaataatttaaaaacattataatattaaaaattgttgTCTTGAGAGGCAGTTTTGGAGGTTCACCTATGTTTGGTTATATCatcaaatatttgatttttatgataTGGGTCAAATCATGATTCCTTTACCACTCATCTATAGAATCCTGGACCCTTCCACTCACAATGTGACTTACCTACAGGTATGTTAATCAGGAAGTAAACATGCTCAGTGGATTACCACATACCCCTGTACTTATGGGCAACACTAACTAGACACAGTGGGACAGCTCTTTACAAAGGAAAAGAGGACATGAACCTAGGAGGCAGGCATGTTGGAGCAGGAGTCCAGGGCAAATTCAGTGGGGGTGATGGAGGTACACATGATTAAAATAATCATgtaaatgtatgaaattctcaaacatacagaaaaaaaaatcaagctccCTTCCAAAAGGTATAAGTGATCAAGGTTAAAAAAGGGTAGGGTTGGGGTCCTAATCCAGTAAAGCAGCCTTATGAGACTCAGGACCCCTCCCACTCTTACTTGCTAGCATGCAAAGATGCTGTAGGAAGGTGACTGCCAGTCAAGAGAAGAAACTTCATCAGAACCTGACTGTGGGAGCAACTGGAGCTTGGAATTTGTGTCTCTAGAACTGTAGCAAAAATGCATTTCTTCTGTTTAAGCTGCCAGGACAATACTTTGTTATGGCAGACTGAACTGGGTAATGCAATTCACTGGTGCTACTTTGCTGGGACTTGCTTTTTTTGTGTCCCTTTTCTATCATTTAGATAGAGTGTAAGTTTCACATAGATTTGCAGAAACTCtgctgtatattctgtaataatTCCTGTCTCCCAATTTGCTATTCTTTCTTTGacctttatttgtatttttctatctCCCACTAACtgcaagttttatattttatgtttttaaatatgtttttttataaGCTTATGGACATTGTGTCAGAATtattaaaaaatcatttgtaaCATTTCCCTGGTTCTACAAACACTAATTCCAGATAGGTAAGAGCTTCCAGCTTACACACCTTTTGCACACACTTCTTTCCCCCAAGAGCTCCTTGACCACCCTACGCAGGTAGGTTTGAGGTCCCCAGACCCTCGGCTCCCACTCACACTCCCACCACTCTATGAGCATCTGGCCTGAACAGGAATGGAGTCCCTGGCCTTTGCACCTCATGTGCACACTTCCCATACCCCATAACTACTCACACAGACAAGTTAAAGATCCTGAGCCCTCCCACTTCCCATGAATACTTGAAGGATATACTGGTCAGGCTAGAGGTCTGCATTCCTCCTACACATAATTCCATTTTCTGCTACCTACTCTGGAAAGAGAGGGTGAAAAATCCCTGGACCGATCTCCTCCTGCACACACTTGCAGAGCCCTGTAAACAGCTGATAATGAAAGAGCTGATGGGTGAAGATTATCTCTGACTTCTGCTCTGATTCTTGTCTCACCATCCTCCAAGAAAGGAATccaaaaacagaaataacacaATGTGGAGATATGTTCTCATCAATGAAGGATTAACAGTCTTTAACTCATAATTAAAGCAGATGGGTCTTAATTGGCTAAATATCTAATAACATCCAGCCAATCAGGGAAGAGCTGTCAAAAAATTATGAacaatttctattgctgtggctGTCATTTCTGGTTTGATCCAGCTGGGCCTGCTGTAGCCTCTGGCAGTCAGAAGCTCTTGTGCAGCCtagtgacatttttttaaaaaaaattgtaattaaaatgtaattacattgtttcaacccttctctttcctccttctaatgctcttcctgcctctttcctctcaaattcatagcttcttattctttgttattattacatatacttaaatgtataaatacatgaatacaatCTGCTGTGTCCATTAGgtattgcttgtatgtatgtaaggCTGTGGGATCTGAAAGCATGGTTGTGATATCATGGTTGTAGATTTCCTGGTCTTCTGTCTCTTACGGTCTTTTCACCTCCTATACTGTGATGACTTCTGAGGTTCAGGAGTTGTGCTGTAGATATCCATCAGGGCTGTGAAGCCAAAAATAAATGGTTCTGTATTTTTGACTagttgtatttttctgtaatagtctcactctgctgcaaagagaagcttctttaatgAGGGGTGGTTACTTTTGTTCAGAGTTCCATCATAATTGTGCAGGTGTAACTGCGGGTCCAGAGCAAGAGTGAGATTGAAATGTCCAAACCTGAGACCATCCTGAGACCAGCAGGAGTAGGACTGCTTCCTGCCTGCTCACATAAGTATTACAACCCCCACTTCTGCTGAGTCTGAGGATCACATAGCCTGGTGGCCAGGTTTCAGGTTAAACTTTCTCTCTCCTTATTAGGATGTGCCTCTAAAGCTCCTGGAATCCTttttcatgcaaatgaagcattcccagCAACCCAGGCACAACCAATAATGCACAGTCATCCAGAGAATCCCTACCTGCTGGGAGCCTCCTACCTGGAGCAGGTTGAAATGAGACACAGAGTTGATTCAGGTGtggctttaaagactgatggtctctTGCTCTAACCATACTGAATGCTGATGacaacttctaaaaagtcctagaGACTTCCTTGCTAATTCTGAGGGTCAAAAGCTGCTGGCTGAGGTGATTAACATCTGTAGCCTGACAGTGGAGGATTAAGTAAAGTAacctttgttctatctctgcaGGAATGGCAGggctctaactttcagcctggcatttgaagtcacaggaagaaaaagagacactttgaaaagtgattttagtgTTTATTTCTAAGTTATAAAAAGTTTTCTGTGAAAGCTCTCTAAGAAAAAGGGGATAAGTAGGGTCTAAGAAAAGCAGGACAGATAAGGAGTGCTAAGAACAGGAGGATAGGAAAACAATGCTAAGAAAATGGGACAAGGAGACAATaatgctctcctctctttgtcctcagcacttaaacatctttcagaatacatgatcacgtGGCAAAatgttcatcacaagtttacacataaatttaaatcataaattgaataagaagtttacaacagaaaatCTTTACATgtatatccattaggagtaaccatctggctaaacattcatcacctgtcacagctccacaggttcaatGGAGAgataatgtagagtgaaaaattataaaggccattttatgaaatatgtgtagattttttgccttacagaactgaaaataagatttcaggccttcacattccaggtgaaggacacttgctggattacattcctcaagcctcgcccaaggcaggaaggcattcctgattacagataaagatgctaccacctaggtggggccctagccctatagccggaaaaagtaaagatagcaatctgaaatggccggatagggcacaatggcatggtaaaaaccacatttttgagaagaatgcagggcgatttccacatgacactaatcatttagagtgaatacctctgaattgttccactgttttcatgttttgtatctttaacaaccccatcccactcccctggtttgtggtttttccctttaaaaccctccaaggactggccgagggggtcggaccttgac
The nucleotide sequence above comes from Arvicanthis niloticus isolate mArvNil1 chromosome 6, mArvNil1.pat.X, whole genome shotgun sequence. Encoded proteins:
- the LOC117711706 gene encoding olfactory receptor 3A1-like isoform X1 codes for the protein MRKTSYFRGFSREFMESKFESNGTAVTEFILLGLVETAGLQPAIFVIFLFAYLLTVGGNLSILAAVLVEPKLHTPMYFFLGNLSMLDVGCISVTVPSMLGRLLSHKRTVPYGACLTQLFFFHQLAGVDCFLLTAMAYDRFLAICRPLTYSTRMNHSVQRILVATSWACAFSNALTHTVAISTLNFCGPNVINHFYCDLPQLFQLSCSSTQLNELLLFGLGVLMAGAPVILIVTSYINVAAAVLRIQSSEGRKKAFSTCSSHLTVVGIFYGTGVFSYMRLGSVEASDKDKGIGILNTVISPMLNPLIYSLRNPDVQGALRRVLTGKRDIA
- the LOC117711706 gene encoding olfactory receptor 3A1-like isoform X2, encoding MESKFESNGTAVTEFILLGLVETAGLQPAIFVIFLFAYLLTVGGNLSILAAVLVEPKLHTPMYFFLGNLSMLDVGCISVTVPSMLGRLLSHKRTVPYGACLTQLFFFHQLAGVDCFLLTAMAYDRFLAICRPLTYSTRMNHSVQRILVATSWACAFSNALTHTVAISTLNFCGPNVINHFYCDLPQLFQLSCSSTQLNELLLFGLGVLMAGAPVILIVTSYINVAAAVLRIQSSEGRKKAFSTCSSHLTVVGIFYGTGVFSYMRLGSVEASDKDKGIGILNTVISPMLNPLIYSLRNPDVQGALRRVLTGKRDIA